One Nicotiana sylvestris chromosome 12, ASM39365v2, whole genome shotgun sequence genomic window carries:
- the LOC104240007 gene encoding uncharacterized protein: LESIIVSTIVEIEDNKTDDANIRKRKKKKLGNNFKDLSHERSEKRVRFSGDVRVFPPSVDPSDEKHEINEEKLLYGKWFTKEEDEIVKDTVYKYIEVHNLGKEGLQKVLNSISHPEVRGCWKKIGSAIPYRPYGAVYQRAQRLFRSGEKRKYTEEEYEMMRKYHGEHGTKWKVLADELGKHWIHVGNAWNRIKLANQKKGNWAQEEIQTLFDLVNADLLLKLCEEKKSKRGMLRDNISWSKISDKLSTRSGVRCCNKWYRQLTSSMVAACEWADTDDYRLIDALFELDPSCIEDVDWDNLLDHRDGELCRKRWKQMVRQISQHENKSFAAQVEVLAKRYRPDLVGAREAWDRKPLVP, translated from the coding sequence CTGGAGTCAATCATTGTTTCAACCATAGTAGAGATAGAAGATAACAAAACAGATGATGCTAATATcagaaagaggaaaaagaaaaaattaggAAACAATTTTAAAGATCTTTCACATGAAAGGAGTGAAAAAAGAGTGAGATTTTCAGGCGATGTTCGGGTTTTCCCTCCATCCGTTGATCCAAGTGATGAGAAGCATGAAATTAACGAAGAAAAATTACTGTACGGCAAATGGTTcacaaaagaagaagatgaaattgTCAAAGACACTGTTTATAAATACATCGAGGTACATAACTTGGGCAAAGAAGGATTGCAAAAGGTTTTGAACTCTATATCTCATCCTGAAGTAAGGGGCTGCTGGAAAAAAATAGGGAGTGCTATACCGTACAGGCCTTATGGTGCAGTTTATCAGCGTGCACAACGTTTATTTCGAAGTGGTGAGAAGCGTAAATATACTGAAGAAGAGTATGAGATGATGCGAAAGTACCATGGAGAACATGGAACCAAGTGGAAGGTCTTGGCCGATGAACTTGGGAAACATTGGATTCATGTGGGAAATGCATGGAATAGGATAAAACTGGCCAATCAGAAGAAAGGAAATTGGGCTCAGGAGGAAATCCAGACTTTGTTTGATTTGGTAAATGCTGATCTGCTACTGAAGCTCTGTGAAGAGAAGAAATCTAAGCGTGGGATGTTACGGGATAATATTAGCTGGAGTAAAATTAGTGACAAATTGTCCACCAGGAGTGGTGTACGTTGCTGCAATAAATGGTACAGACAATTAACATCATCGATGGTGGCCGCATGTGAATGGGCAGACACTGATGACTATCGCCTAATTGATGCCCTTTTTGAACTGGATCCGAGCTGCATAGAGGATGTGGATTGGGACAATCTTCTTGACCACAGGGATGGAGAGTTATGTCGAAAGAGATGGAAACAGATGGTTCGTCAAATAAGTCAACATGAAAACAAGTCATTTGCTGCACAGGTAGAAGTGTTAGCTAAGAGATACCGTCCTGATTTGGTTGGAGCAAGAGAGGCCTGGGATAGAAAACCACTTGTTCCATGA